Genomic window (Microbulbifer pacificus):
CAAGCATCGATACAATTACCGCGCTAACCACCATGGCCACTGTACCTAATGTGCCTTCCAACTCATCTATTTCTAATGAATGCGCAGAACCTATTGCATGGGATGCACTGCCGATACCCACTCCTCTTCCTACAACATGTTCTATTCGCATGGTTTTAAAAAGGAAGCCTCTCATAAATACTCC
Coding sequences:
- a CDS encoding LrgB family protein gives rise to the protein GVFMRGFLFKTMRIEHVVGRGVGIGSASHAIGSAHSLEIDELEGTLGTVAMVVSAVIVSMLAPLLVSLIF